A single region of the Pseudomonas granadensis genome encodes:
- a CDS encoding glycosyltransferase yields the protein MAELIFCLCLLLPVYAYIGYPLLLTLLAPLFPAWRHAPAPPLNISIVIAAHNEARHIEHKLRTLLAQDYQPATLQIILASDGSTDDTVACAHKVTDPRITVLDLPRQGKAATLNAGVAVSIGDILVFTDADNQWSRDTLGHLLAPLNDLQVGACAGHMVIPVTGGGLSIGDSLYRHYEGWLRRVENRTGCMVSADGALLALRRELFQPVPAEVNDDFFISTCAPVARKRIVYVPEAQVIDQGVDEADKQWRRRQRVTVGGLQSLAQRRELLNPFKHGLYSIALISHKLIRRLAPVLLLPLLLSNFWLWNEHGFYRLSLVAQLTGYSIAIAGLLDSQHRLPKPFRLAAFLLVTLAGMSAGLWQFLRGQRYAQWNPDQNR from the coding sequence GTGGCTGAACTCATTTTTTGCCTGTGCCTGTTGCTGCCGGTGTACGCCTACATCGGTTATCCGCTGCTGCTGACCTTGCTGGCGCCGCTGTTCCCGGCCTGGCGGCATGCCCCGGCGCCGCCGCTGAACATCAGCATCGTCATTGCCGCGCACAATGAGGCGCGGCATATCGAGCACAAGTTGCGCACGCTGCTGGCCCAGGATTATCAGCCGGCCACGCTGCAGATCATTCTCGCCAGCGACGGTTCGACCGATGACACCGTGGCCTGCGCGCACAAAGTGACGGATCCGCGCATTACCGTGCTCGACCTGCCGCGCCAGGGCAAAGCTGCCACGCTCAATGCCGGGGTAGCCGTGAGCATCGGCGACATTCTGGTGTTCACCGATGCCGACAACCAATGGTCGCGCGACACCCTTGGCCACTTGCTCGCGCCGTTGAACGATCTACAAGTCGGGGCCTGCGCCGGGCACATGGTGATCCCGGTCACCGGTGGTGGCCTGAGCATCGGCGACAGCCTCTATCGGCATTACGAAGGCTGGTTGCGCCGGGTCGAGAATCGCACCGGCTGCATGGTCTCCGCCGACGGCGCGCTGCTTGCGCTGCGCCGCGAGTTGTTCCAGCCCGTGCCGGCCGAGGTCAACGATGATTTCTTCATCAGTACCTGCGCACCGGTGGCGCGCAAACGCATTGTCTACGTGCCCGAGGCCCAGGTGATCGACCAGGGCGTCGACGAAGCGGACAAGCAATGGCGTCGCCGCCAGCGGGTCACGGTCGGTGGGCTGCAGAGCCTGGCGCAACGCCGCGAACTGCTCAATCCGTTCAAGCACGGGCTGTATTCCATCGCTTTGATCAGCCACAAACTGATCCGCCGACTGGCGCCGGTGCTGTTGCTGCCGCTGCTGCTGAGCAATTTCTGGCTGTGGAACGAACACGGTTTCTATCGCCTGAGTCTGGTCGCGCAACTGACCGGTTACTCGATTGCCATCGCCGGCCTGCTGGATTCGCAACACCGTTTGCCGAAACCGTTCCGCCTCGCGGCATTCCTGCTGGTGACGCTGGCCGGCATGAGCGCCGGCCTGTGGCAGTTCCTGCGCGGGCAACGGTACGCGCAGTGGAACCCTGACCAGAATCGTTGA
- a CDS encoding type II toxin-antitoxin system RelE/ParE family toxin, protein MELKWTSKGLSDLTRLYEFLAAVNQPAAARTVQQLTAAPAMLLANPRLGERLEEFEPRGVRRILVGHYDMRYEIIGPTIYLLRLWHTREER, encoded by the coding sequence ATGGAGTTGAAGTGGACGAGCAAAGGACTTTCCGATTTGACCAGGCTTTACGAGTTCTTGGCAGCAGTCAATCAACCTGCCGCTGCACGTACTGTGCAACAGCTGACTGCTGCTCCTGCAATGCTATTGGCCAATCCGCGCTTGGGCGAGCGTCTGGAAGAGTTTGAACCGCGAGGTGTGCGAAGGATTCTGGTAGGGCACTACGACATGCGCTACGAGATTATCGGTCCGACTATCTACCTGCTGCGCCTTTGGCACACCCGCGAAGAACGATAG
- a CDS encoding class I SAM-dependent methyltransferase has protein sequence MEVPNPKTAIESNRQAWNDSARHHQDSPDWQALLNQVAQADFSCLDDTLSGLLDVNGKDVIQLGCNNGRESLSLFALGARSVVGVDQSAAFLEQARVLNARSPHPAEFVESDIHHLPGSLHNRFDVALITIGVLNWMPDIGEFFRHVASTLRPGGKLVIYETHPFLEMVDPAGEDPYRLASSYFRAEPFVQEEPIVYVGKIEQPAAKSYWFVHTLGAIFSGVIGAGLNVAHFREHAHSNREEVYDRYMNREAQMPMCFTLVASKV, from the coding sequence ATGGAAGTGCCCAATCCCAAAACCGCCATCGAGAGCAATCGACAGGCCTGGAATGATTCCGCCCGCCATCATCAGGACTCACCGGACTGGCAGGCATTGCTTAACCAGGTCGCGCAGGCGGATTTTTCCTGTCTCGACGACACCCTGAGCGGCTTGCTGGACGTCAACGGCAAGGACGTGATTCAACTGGGCTGCAACAACGGTCGCGAAAGCCTTTCGCTGTTTGCCCTGGGTGCGCGCAGTGTGGTCGGCGTCGATCAGTCGGCAGCGTTTCTCGAACAGGCCCGCGTACTCAATGCTCGCTCACCGCACCCTGCCGAGTTTGTCGAAAGCGATATCCATCATTTGCCTGGGTCATTGCATAACCGGTTTGATGTCGCCCTGATCACTATTGGCGTGCTGAACTGGATGCCCGATATTGGCGAGTTTTTCCGTCACGTGGCTTCGACGCTGAGACCGGGTGGCAAGCTGGTGATCTACGAGACCCATCCGTTTCTGGAAATGGTCGATCCGGCCGGTGAAGATCCTTATCGCCTCGCCAGCTCGTACTTTCGCGCCGAGCCGTTTGTGCAGGAAGAGCCGATTGTCTACGTCGGCAAGATTGAACAGCCGGCGGCAAAGTCGTACTGGTTCGTGCACACCCTCGGCGCGATATTCAGCGGGGTGATCGGGGCGGGGTTGAATGTTGCGCACTTCAGGGAACATGCGCATTCGAATCGGGAAGAGGTGTATGACCGTTATATGAATCGAGAGGCGCAAATGCCGATGTGTTTTACTCTGGTGGCGAGCAAGGTCTGA
- a CDS encoding GNAT family N-acetyltransferase: MAMRFEWRTSLCAADFPANAYEALRLLVADHTPFNNLGWLCAAEQALGEDQRLHILLGWDADTLRLCLPLVAGRERFAGVPFRVLRHLGYPLADRLALLSLLGAEDMREALALIRQRLPHALLQLNELSEPAGEESALTEWMARSSTAERRLSCRVPVHLISEADHQEVSGDPRYKLRRARKRIAACGAQVRRITPDALSMPTVLQALQTVESVSWKGDEGVGIFATERSRQWINSAFTALATQGLVRVVTLELDGRCLSYRLGLLEQGRLYDYNLAFLPQHADLGSGRVLLEEWIRWGLDEQWHWIDASRVSLENSSHQLHERMTGQLEHWRWSFYSWRPSGLLLGLGLRLWYCVKPALQKRRAQRAGNPAATDTSATQPATSSPTPGLAPRRAS; encoded by the coding sequence ATGGCGATGCGATTCGAATGGCGCACGTCCCTGTGCGCAGCGGACTTCCCGGCGAACGCCTATGAAGCACTGCGCCTGCTCGTAGCCGACCACACGCCGTTCAATAATCTTGGCTGGTTATGCGCGGCAGAGCAGGCCCTGGGCGAGGATCAACGCCTGCACATTCTGCTCGGCTGGGACGCGGACACATTGCGCCTGTGCCTGCCGCTGGTGGCCGGCCGCGAACGCTTCGCTGGGGTGCCCTTTCGCGTGCTGCGCCACTTGGGTTATCCGCTGGCCGATCGGCTGGCCCTGCTGTCGTTGCTCGGCGCCGAGGACATGCGCGAGGCGCTGGCGCTGATCCGACAGCGCCTGCCCCATGCGCTGCTGCAGCTCAATGAACTGTCGGAACCGGCCGGCGAAGAAAGTGCGCTTACCGAATGGATGGCGCGTAGCTCCACGGCTGAACGACGCCTGAGTTGCCGGGTGCCAGTGCATCTGATCAGCGAAGCCGACCATCAGGAAGTCTCCGGCGACCCGCGCTACAAGCTGCGGCGGGCGCGCAAGCGGATTGCGGCGTGCGGCGCCCAGGTACGGCGAATCACCCCCGATGCGCTGTCGATGCCCACGGTTTTACAAGCGCTGCAGACAGTCGAGTCGGTCAGTTGGAAAGGTGACGAAGGCGTCGGGATCTTCGCCACCGAACGCAGTCGTCAGTGGATAAACAGCGCTTTCACCGCCCTCGCCACTCAGGGCCTGGTGCGGGTCGTAACGCTGGAGCTGGACGGTCGCTGCCTCAGCTATCGGCTGGGCCTGCTCGAGCAGGGCCGACTCTACGACTACAACCTTGCCTTCCTGCCGCAGCATGCCGATCTGGGCAGCGGCCGCGTGCTGCTGGAGGAATGGATTCGCTGGGGCCTGGACGAACAATGGCACTGGATCGATGCGTCGCGGGTCAGCCTGGAGAACTCCAGCCATCAGTTGCACGAGCGCATGACCGGACAACTCGAACACTGGCGCTGGAGCTTCTACTCATGGCGCCCCAGTGGCTTGCTGCTGGGCCTTGGGCTACGTCTTTGGTACTGCGTCAAACCGGCCTTGCAAAAAAGACGCGCACAGCGTGCGGGCAACCCGGCGGCAACAGATACATCTGCGACTCAACCGGCAACATCATCCCCCACACCTGGGCTAGCGCCTCGGAGAGCATCATGA
- a CDS encoding glycosyltransferase: MSRISIVMPMFNEARHIGRTLLAARKAAHAADIDCELIVVDNGSTDDGPQIARAFGARVLVLPGLLIGALRNRGAAVATGDWLAFIDADIEMPEDWLKQMFTLAANDQGDVFGLDLHTPAAAPWFAAAWQRRSLSASGRATRSVHWLPSANLLMRKQWFDNAGGFNETLRTGEDKEYTLRLHGHGARLLSVSSSVALHWGYEMTWREWIGKELWRQGSHLQLLRAHGMSLRLLRFPLLSGLVWLLDALAILALLTGYANQALLLLMLGLLPSLLLSVRQSIRQQNLGLTLQLWGLHWVRLHLASAALILGLCHWNARRPARG, encoded by the coding sequence ATGAGCCGGATCAGCATTGTCATGCCGATGTTCAACGAGGCCCGCCACATCGGCCGCACCCTGCTGGCCGCGCGCAAGGCGGCGCACGCCGCCGACATCGACTGTGAACTGATCGTGGTCGACAACGGCTCCACCGACGACGGGCCACAGATCGCCCGCGCATTCGGCGCACGGGTTCTGGTGCTGCCCGGCCTGCTGATCGGCGCTTTGCGCAACCGTGGCGCAGCGGTTGCCACAGGCGACTGGCTGGCGTTCATCGACGCCGATATCGAAATGCCCGAAGACTGGCTCAAGCAGATGTTTACCCTGGCTGCGAACGACCAGGGCGACGTCTTCGGCCTGGACCTGCACACCCCTGCCGCTGCGCCATGGTTCGCCGCGGCCTGGCAGCGCCGCTCTTTGTCTGCATCGGGCCGCGCCACTCGCAGCGTGCACTGGCTGCCCAGTGCCAACCTGCTGATGCGCAAGCAGTGGTTCGATAATGCCGGCGGTTTCAACGAAACCCTGCGCACCGGTGAGGACAAGGAATACACCCTGCGTCTGCACGGACACGGTGCGCGCTTGCTGTCGGTCAGTAGCAGCGTCGCCCTGCACTGGGGCTATGAAATGACCTGGCGCGAATGGATCGGCAAGGAACTGTGGCGTCAGGGCAGTCACCTGCAATTGCTCCGCGCCCATGGCATGAGCCTGCGCCTGCTGCGTTTTCCGTTGCTGTCAGGGCTGGTGTGGTTGCTCGATGCGTTGGCGATCCTGGCGTTGCTCACGGGCTACGCGAATCAGGCCTTGCTGCTGCTGATGCTGGGCCTGCTACCGAGTCTGCTGCTCAGCGTGCGACAAAGCATTCGCCAGCAAAACCTCGGCCTGACGTTGCAACTCTGGGGCCTGCACTGGGTGCGCCTGCACCTGGCCAGCGCGGCATTGATTCTCGGTCTGTGTCATTGGAACGCCAGGAGGCCCGCCCGTGGCTGA
- a CDS encoding GNAT family N-acetyltransferase yields MDILKKLSGHIRRKGVRATLAKIRKMYVFSHRQLLWMERDLVSPVPPYSLKPYPPLRVMNITADNASAFSRYFGDRVGVMAELADEGHTGHMHVDEHGDAVAFIWGTPRDYFDRHYYGCRFPVKPGEFFEFGGEMARAYWGTALSVDVQVRLWQAMAVQGCSKVVDVCDSSNIPALKLHLRMGYTEQQRIMNIYTLFGRWRFYRETRYSGSRLAALRKPSRPPVKATAA; encoded by the coding sequence ATGGACATCTTGAAAAAACTCAGCGGACATATCCGTCGTAAAGGCGTGCGAGCGACCTTGGCGAAGATCCGCAAAATGTATGTTTTTTCCCATCGGCAATTGCTGTGGATGGAGCGCGACCTGGTCAGTCCCGTGCCGCCGTACAGTCTCAAGCCTTACCCGCCGCTGCGCGTAATGAACATCACCGCAGACAACGCCAGCGCCTTCAGCCGTTACTTCGGCGACCGTGTCGGCGTCATGGCCGAGCTGGCCGATGAAGGTCACACCGGGCATATGCATGTCGACGAGCACGGCGATGCCGTGGCGTTCATCTGGGGCACGCCGCGCGATTATTTTGATCGGCATTACTACGGTTGCCGGTTCCCGGTGAAACCCGGCGAGTTCTTCGAATTCGGTGGCGAAATGGCCCGCGCCTACTGGGGCACCGCATTGTCCGTCGATGTGCAAGTGCGTCTGTGGCAAGCCATGGCCGTGCAAGGTTGCAGCAAAGTGGTCGATGTCTGTGACTCGAGCAACATCCCGGCGCTCAAGCTGCACCTGCGCATGGGCTATACCGAACAACAGCGGATCATGAATATCTACACGCTGTTCGGCCGCTGGCGCTTCTACCGCGAAACCCGCTACAGCGGCTCACGCCTGGCGGCGCTGCGCAAACCGTCCCGTCCACCTGTCAAAGCAACGGCGGCCTGA
- a CDS encoding polysaccharide deacetylase family protein, translating to MAIKQLLKRTSGWLYLNSSVGRNQLHGAGVILMLHRVLGNDRAANLPHRNELCVGPQAFEHLLIWLRKHFDCVPLMELLQPNALRTERPRVALTFDDGWRDNAVNAYPLLQKHQVPASIFLSTDFIGSRQRFWWESVGETLWGSHGEKARMHLIEHLRITGHPLPVLLDDIDVDRRSLALLHYLQGLKSLDPQELERLTNECPPDSLPQALDWHQVRAMEASGLVRFGPHGASHSILTGLDDVRLHEEISRSRGALQNGCNRPLPVYCYPNGDNDERVREQVANHDYPFALGTTTGLYRGAGDPLNLPRFGVSQRTARNPELLSLRIFRGARP from the coding sequence ATGGCGATCAAACAATTGCTCAAACGCACCAGCGGCTGGCTTTATCTCAACTCGTCGGTGGGGCGCAACCAGTTGCACGGGGCCGGGGTCATTCTGATGCTCCACCGGGTGCTGGGCAACGACCGTGCCGCCAACCTGCCGCATCGCAATGAACTGTGTGTCGGCCCGCAGGCGTTCGAACACTTGCTGATATGGCTGCGCAAGCATTTCGATTGCGTGCCGCTGATGGAATTGCTACAGCCCAACGCCCTGCGCACCGAGCGTCCGCGCGTGGCGCTGACCTTCGATGATGGCTGGCGCGACAACGCGGTGAACGCCTATCCGCTGCTGCAAAAACATCAGGTGCCGGCGAGCATTTTTCTCTCCACCGATTTCATTGGCAGCCGGCAACGCTTCTGGTGGGAAAGCGTGGGCGAAACGCTATGGGGCAGTCACGGCGAAAAGGCCCGCATGCACCTGATCGAGCACTTGCGCATCACCGGTCATCCGTTGCCGGTGCTGCTCGACGATATCGATGTCGACCGGCGCAGCCTGGCGCTGCTGCATTACCTGCAAGGGCTGAAGAGCCTCGATCCGCAGGAGCTTGAACGTCTGACCAATGAGTGTCCGCCGGATTCCTTGCCGCAAGCGCTGGACTGGCATCAGGTGCGCGCCATGGAAGCCTCCGGCCTGGTGCGTTTCGGCCCGCACGGCGCCAGTCATTCGATCCTCACCGGACTGGACGACGTGCGTCTGCACGAAGAAATCAGCCGCAGCCGCGGTGCCTTGCAAAACGGCTGCAATCGGCCATTGCCGGTGTATTGCTACCCCAACGGCGACAACGACGAGCGCGTGCGTGAGCAGGTTGCCAATCACGACTATCCGTTTGCCCTGGGCACCACCACAGGACTCTATCGCGGCGCCGGCGATCCGCTGAACCTGCCACGCTTCGGCGTCAGCCAGCGCACCGCGCGCAATCCGGAACTGTTGTCGTTACGGATCTTTCGCGGGGCACGGCCATGA
- a CDS encoding CopG family ribbon-helix-helix protein, whose translation MAATMKTRSVTAHVPVQLAEKVDLMAERLERSRNWIVKQALSAWIDQEEERSRLTREALADVDAGRVIDHQSVQAWADSLSSDAPLKAPL comes from the coding sequence ATGGCCGCGACAATGAAAACCCGATCCGTTACTGCCCACGTTCCGGTGCAGTTGGCCGAGAAGGTCGACCTGATGGCCGAGCGTCTTGAGCGCTCGCGCAACTGGATCGTGAAACAAGCACTGAGCGCCTGGATTGATCAAGAAGAAGAACGCAGCCGTTTGACGCGCGAAGCGTTGGCTGATGTGGACGCCGGGCGCGTCATCGATCATCAATCGGTGCAGGCTTGGGCGGACAGCTTGAGTTCTGATGCTCCGCTCAAGGCACCACTTTAA
- a CDS encoding oligosaccharide flippase family protein, which yields MSRGSYLKHLALSMGTKLAMIALRLLRNVLLARILGPSERGLFALLSTLPDLISAATSGGLNSAVGYQAANQRPMGLLLAQVLVFGCLLAGLLTLLVVALAREFGSELDVTMQLGLLAWLLLLAVPLTVLKSGLLTLHNASGGVVAFNVLRLIESLAPLLLFVALFWMWKEAALEAALISWLAGISLVVLVGWMWLKRAQPIQLQWDRASQNELLRFSARSHPDLLFQQVILRSDYLFIGALLGSTALGHYAMASAAAELLLIVPEAVTTPLMKRLLQQDKGMDKVTPLALRLTATVMLGACITMALIGEWLIVTLFGVAYQPAYPALLALLPGLLGLCYASILRLDLIGKNRPATVSLMMGVGALLNLALNLLLIPGYGIVGAAAASSIAYLAVTLAMLVLYCKLSGVRFWHTLFILPGDLSPMWLMLHRRKAA from the coding sequence ATGAGTCGCGGCAGCTACCTCAAGCACCTCGCCCTGAGCATGGGCACCAAACTGGCGATGATCGCCTTGCGCCTGCTGCGCAATGTGTTGCTGGCGCGGATTCTCGGGCCGAGCGAGCGCGGCTTGTTCGCCCTGCTCAGCACCCTGCCGGATCTGATCAGTGCGGCCACCAGCGGCGGCTTGAATTCAGCGGTCGGTTATCAAGCGGCCAATCAGCGGCCGATGGGCTTGTTGCTCGCTCAGGTGTTGGTGTTCGGCTGTCTGCTGGCCGGGCTGCTGACGTTGCTGGTGGTGGCCCTGGCGCGAGAATTCGGCAGCGAACTGGATGTCACGATGCAACTCGGGCTGCTGGCGTGGCTGTTGCTGCTGGCGGTGCCGCTGACGGTGCTCAAAAGCGGCCTGCTGACCTTGCACAACGCCTCGGGGGGTGTGGTCGCGTTCAATGTCCTGCGCCTGATCGAATCGCTGGCGCCGTTGTTGCTGTTTGTGGCGCTGTTCTGGATGTGGAAAGAGGCCGCACTCGAAGCAGCGCTGATCAGTTGGCTGGCTGGTATCAGCCTAGTGGTGCTGGTGGGCTGGATGTGGCTCAAACGCGCACAGCCAATTCAGTTGCAATGGGATCGTGCGAGCCAGAACGAGCTGCTGCGATTCAGTGCGCGCAGCCATCCGGATCTGCTGTTTCAACAGGTCATTCTGCGCTCCGATTACTTGTTTATCGGGGCCCTTCTGGGCAGCACCGCGCTCGGCCATTACGCCATGGCCAGCGCCGCCGCGGAGCTGCTGCTGATCGTTCCGGAAGCCGTCACCACACCGCTGATGAAGCGTCTGCTGCAACAGGACAAAGGCATGGACAAGGTCACGCCGCTGGCGCTACGCCTGACCGCCACGGTGATGCTCGGCGCCTGCATTACCATGGCGCTGATCGGCGAATGGCTGATCGTCACCCTGTTCGGCGTCGCTTACCAACCGGCCTACCCGGCGCTGCTGGCATTGCTCCCGGGGCTGTTGGGCCTGTGCTACGCCAGCATTCTGCGCCTGGACCTGATCGGCAAGAACCGGCCCGCCACTGTGTCGCTGATGATGGGAGTGGGGGCATTACTTAATCTGGCGTTGAATCTGTTGCTGATTCCGGGCTACGGCATCGTCGGCGCAGCGGCGGCGTCCTCGATTGCCTATCTGGCGGTGACCCTGGCGATGCTGGTGCTCTATTGCAAACTCAGCGGCGTTAGGTTCTGGCACACGCTGTTCATCCTGCCCGGTGATCTCAGCCCGATGTGGCTGATGTTGCACCGTCGGAAAGCCGCATGA
- a CDS encoding GNAT family N-acetyltransferase — protein sequence MNVIEELLLRIKQKGLRRTLGALGKRYIFAHRKLLWMERDLVTPIAPNKLRPCEGLRRVDITEENANAFSKYFGDRVQTMAELAAEGHTGHMYLDQDDHTVGFVWASARDYYDRHFYRCTFPVQPGEYFQFGAEITRHYFGSSLTVDAQVALWQVMAARGFKKVVDICDSANIQALKMHMRLGYQEQGRITHVYDLFGHWRFTRQTRYSESRLAALRKPERPVVSAAARA from the coding sequence ATGAACGTCATCGAAGAACTGCTTCTGCGCATCAAACAAAAAGGCCTGCGCCGCACCCTTGGCGCGCTGGGGAAGCGTTACATATTCGCTCACCGCAAATTGCTCTGGATGGAGCGCGATCTGGTCACGCCGATTGCCCCGAACAAACTGCGCCCCTGTGAAGGTTTGCGCAGGGTCGACATCACCGAGGAAAACGCCAACGCCTTCAGCAAGTACTTTGGCGACCGCGTGCAGACCATGGCCGAACTGGCCGCTGAAGGGCATACGGGACACATGTACCTGGACCAGGACGATCACACCGTCGGGTTCGTCTGGGCCAGCGCGCGCGACTATTACGACCGCCACTTCTATCGCTGCACGTTCCCGGTCCAGCCCGGTGAATACTTCCAGTTCGGTGCCGAAATTACCCGGCACTATTTTGGCAGTAGCCTGACCGTCGATGCACAGGTCGCACTCTGGCAAGTCATGGCGGCCCGCGGCTTCAAGAAAGTCGTGGATATCTGCGACAGCGCCAATATTCAGGCCCTGAAAATGCACATGCGCCTGGGCTATCAGGAACAAGGGCGTATCACACACGTCTACGACCTGTTCGGGCACTGGCGCTTCACCCGCCAAACGCGCTACAGCGAATCAAGACTGGCAGCGCTGCGCAAGCCGGAAAGACCGGTAGTGAGCGCGGCGGCGCGGGCGTAA
- a CDS encoding O-antigen ligase family protein, translating into MIFPLSIVSLFALVSLGLLASPWPYLAPGAVIGLVGFTVLYRKPTWGLLGIAALVPFEGFFKDSSVSGSKLLGASLAVIVMLQLALHQIPSQRLRSNLWRYLIGFMALYMLSLFATDNLGMSQSHLRELSVGLLLFVITLLIGRELNLDLFARLVTLSVSATCAMAMFSSRFQDKGRAAGLLEDPNAFALLIAFAVPLGLLLVIRSPNLLHRLFWAGCCLLLLGGMTKTESRSGLVVLALSLAIGVWHYRQQLTRIRPRHFGFAMLGAAIILPLAIYAMPAGYLARIQSLSILSAGAKAQDESLGRRASYIVVGSQIIREHPLLGSGPGTFPLHYATTGYAKAFSANRKIGDLYRRAHNTYLEIFSELGIPAGLLFVGMLVQGFYNLIRARGAWLERREWQHADLVTHLGMSFLSLTLFLMFLSAPNLKYLWIMLALTWVLRLKAEQAPLTEART; encoded by the coding sequence ATGATTTTCCCGCTCTCGATCGTCAGTCTGTTCGCACTGGTCAGCCTGGGTTTGCTGGCCAGTCCCTGGCCCTATCTGGCACCGGGGGCCGTCATTGGTCTGGTCGGTTTTACCGTCCTGTACCGCAAGCCGACCTGGGGCTTGCTCGGCATTGCTGCGCTGGTACCGTTCGAAGGTTTCTTCAAGGACAGTTCAGTTTCCGGCAGCAAGTTGCTCGGTGCTTCGCTGGCGGTGATCGTGATGCTGCAACTGGCGCTGCATCAGATTCCATCGCAACGCCTGCGCAGCAATCTGTGGCGCTACCTGATCGGCTTTATGGCGCTGTATATGCTGAGCCTGTTCGCCACCGACAACCTGGGCATGTCACAGAGTCATCTGCGCGAGCTGAGCGTGGGCCTGCTCCTGTTTGTGATCACCTTGTTGATCGGCCGCGAACTGAATCTGGATCTGTTTGCCCGGCTGGTCACGCTCAGTGTCAGCGCGACCTGCGCCATGGCGATGTTTTCCAGCAGATTTCAGGACAAGGGCCGCGCCGCCGGCCTGCTCGAAGACCCGAACGCCTTTGCCTTGCTGATCGCCTTCGCCGTGCCGCTGGGTCTGCTGCTGGTGATCCGCAGCCCAAACCTGCTGCACCGTTTGTTCTGGGCGGGCTGCTGCCTCCTGCTGTTGGGCGGCATGACCAAAACCGAGTCGCGCTCAGGCCTGGTGGTACTGGCCTTGAGTCTGGCAATCGGTGTCTGGCATTACCGCCAGCAACTGACACGCATTCGCCCACGGCACTTCGGCTTCGCCATGCTCGGCGCCGCGATCATTCTGCCCTTGGCGATCTACGCGATGCCGGCCGGTTACCTGGCACGCATTCAGTCGCTGAGTATCCTCAGCGCCGGCGCCAAGGCTCAGGACGAGTCCCTCGGCCGTCGCGCCTCGTACATTGTCGTCGGCAGCCAGATCATCCGCGAGCATCCGCTGCTCGGCTCCGGCCCCGGCACCTTTCCGTTGCACTACGCAACCACCGGTTATGCCAAGGCGTTTTCGGCCAACCGCAAGATCGGCGACCTGTATCGGCGGGCGCACAACACCTATCTGGAGATTTTCAGCGAACTGGGTATTCCCGCCGGCCTGCTGTTTGTCGGCATGCTCGTGCAGGGCTTCTACAACCTGATCCGCGCACGGGGCGCGTGGCTTGAGCGGCGCGAGTGGCAGCACGCGGATCTGGTCACCCACCTGGGCATGAGTTTTCTGTCGTTGACGTTGTTCCTGATGTTCCTCAGCGCGCCGAACCTGAAATACCTGTGGATCATGCTGGCGCTGACCTGGGTACTGCGCCTGAAAGCCGAGCAGGCGCCGCTGACGGAGGCCAGAACATGA